A window of the Chlamydiota bacterium genome harbors these coding sequences:
- the rng gene encoding Ribonuclease G: MANLKKIQEILLNIESKEMRYAHLRNGLLQDLVIERKKARQLAGNIYRGQVTNILTNIQSAFININEKDNGFIHISDILENTKKFEEMFDMDFETKKKNIDDKNTDIAKVLEPNQPVLVQVIKEAIGSKGARLTSNVTVAGRYLVLLPNTPHRGVSRKIEDRQTRERLKKFLRLFDLPGEMGLICRTAGQKATSDQLIQEAQDLFRIWEKIVVDFEKSKGPQLLYQESDLIKRAVITAIDKKMERLLVDDHRVFQICKNLAAPYKQEHDLKIELYRDSIPIFERFNVEKEIDRALKRKIWLPSGGYLFFDRTEAMTTIDVNSGRAQLKKEVSNLEEALVHINFEAAQEIARQLRLRNVGGLIICDFIDMRFRKNQRRVLERLKDQMKEDSAKCTVLGMSEFGLAEMTRQRQREALDQTIFNDCPYCNGLGKIKSLDSVSIEIERSLKKVIRFNEQYGLKLRCHPNVDAYLSIDDKAHLVDIAVHLNAKLEFETSEDLHLTDFEFYSLTNDEKIEV; this comes from the coding sequence ATGGCTAATTTAAAAAAAATTCAAGAAATCCTTTTAAATATCGAATCTAAAGAGATGCGCTATGCACACCTCAGGAATGGGTTGTTGCAGGACCTTGTCATAGAAAGAAAAAAAGCAAGACAGCTTGCTGGCAATATTTATCGTGGTCAGGTGACCAACATTTTGACCAACATCCAATCAGCGTTCATTAATATCAACGAAAAAGATAATGGATTTATCCATATTTCGGACATTTTGGAAAACACCAAAAAGTTTGAAGAAATGTTTGATATGGATTTTGAAACCAAAAAGAAAAATATAGACGACAAAAATACAGATATTGCAAAAGTGTTAGAACCCAACCAGCCTGTGCTTGTCCAAGTGATTAAAGAAGCTATTGGATCAAAAGGCGCGCGCTTAACTTCCAACGTCACCGTTGCTGGGCGTTATTTAGTGCTCCTACCTAATACACCTCACAGAGGTGTGTCTAGAAAGATTGAAGATCGGCAAACAAGAGAGCGCTTGAAAAAATTCTTGCGTCTGTTTGATTTGCCTGGAGAAATGGGCTTAATTTGCAGAACAGCTGGACAAAAAGCCACAAGCGATCAACTCATCCAAGAAGCGCAAGATCTATTCAGGATATGGGAAAAAATTGTCGTCGATTTTGAAAAATCCAAAGGTCCTCAGCTGCTGTATCAAGAATCTGATTTAATCAAACGCGCCGTTATCACAGCTATTGATAAAAAAATGGAGCGCTTACTTGTCGATGACCATCGCGTGTTCCAAATTTGCAAAAATCTCGCAGCTCCTTACAAACAAGAGCATGATTTAAAAATCGAACTCTATCGCGATTCAATCCCTATTTTTGAACGTTTCAATGTGGAAAAAGAAATCGATCGTGCTTTGAAAAGAAAAATTTGGCTACCCTCAGGAGGCTATCTCTTTTTTGATCGTACAGAAGCGATGACCACCATTGATGTCAATTCTGGACGTGCACAGTTGAAAAAGGAAGTCTCTAATCTAGAAGAAGCGCTTGTCCATATCAATTTTGAAGCAGCTCAAGAAATTGCACGCCAATTGCGCCTTAGAAATGTTGGTGGTTTGATTATTTGCGATTTTATTGACATGCGTTTTCGCAAAAACCAGCGCCGCGTTTTGGAAAGATTGAAAGATCAGATGAAAGAAGATAGCGCCAAGTGCACTGTGTTGGGTATGTCAGAATTTGGCCTTGCAGAAATGACACGTCAGCGTCAACGTGAAGCTTTGGATCAAACCATTTTTAATGATTGCCCTTATTGCAATGGTCTTGGGAAAATCAAATCTTTAGATAGCGTTTCTATTGAAATTGAACGTTCTTTGAAAAAAGTGATTCGATTCAATGAACAGTACGGACTGAAATTGCGTTGCCATCCCAATGTGGACGCCTATTTGTCTATTGATGATAAAGCCCACCTTGTAGACATTGCCGTACATCTCAACGCAAAATTGGAGTTTGAAAC